One window of the Bradyrhizobium sp. NP1 genome contains the following:
- a CDS encoding NADH:flavin oxidoreductase/NADH oxidase family protein: MSPFTPLVLPNGAVISNRLAKASMEENMADYEHLPSEDLFRLYRAWADGGAGLILTGNVMIDRRALTGPGGIVLENDKHLDRFSEWARIGRSKGGQFWMQINHPGRQVPANLGQPTVAPSAIPLELGALSRMFPIPREMTEQEIDDVVRRFARTAALAERAGFTGVEIHAAHGYLINQFLSPLSNRRTDRWGGSLDNRARLLRTVIEAVRAQVHPAFCVAVKLNSADFQRGGFDTADARGVLEMLNALPIDLVEISGGNYEAPAMQGEARDGRTLAREAYFLEFAKEMLSTARMPLMVTGGIGRLEIVERVLASGISVAGMASALAIEPRLPALWRQGKDVEAKLRPVTWRHKLLAARAYMASIKYQLRATSLGRLTNPNVWPLLAFVIERLDVNRRSAQYRRWMAAHSS, encoded by the coding sequence ATGAGCCCCTTCACTCCCCTGGTTTTGCCCAATGGTGCCGTGATTTCCAATCGCCTCGCAAAAGCGTCGATGGAAGAAAACATGGCTGACTACGAACACCTGCCATCCGAGGACCTGTTTCGCCTCTATCGGGCCTGGGCCGACGGCGGCGCCGGCTTGATCCTCACCGGCAACGTCATGATCGATCGCCGCGCTCTCACCGGGCCGGGCGGCATCGTGCTCGAGAATGACAAGCACCTCGACAGGTTTAGCGAGTGGGCGCGGATAGGACGCAGCAAGGGCGGTCAGTTCTGGATGCAGATCAACCATCCCGGCCGTCAGGTCCCCGCGAACCTGGGCCAACCGACGGTCGCTCCGTCAGCCATACCGCTCGAGCTCGGGGCGTTGTCGCGCATGTTCCCGATTCCTAGGGAAATGACCGAGCAGGAGATCGATGACGTGGTGCGGCGGTTTGCGCGGACCGCGGCTCTGGCGGAGCGAGCCGGCTTCACCGGCGTCGAGATCCACGCAGCGCATGGTTACCTGATAAACCAGTTCCTCTCGCCCCTCAGCAACAGGCGGACCGACCGCTGGGGCGGATCACTCGACAATCGGGCACGCTTGCTGAGGACGGTTATCGAGGCTGTGCGTGCCCAGGTGCACCCGGCATTTTGCGTTGCCGTCAAACTCAATTCGGCGGACTTTCAACGTGGCGGCTTCGATACGGCCGACGCGCGCGGTGTCCTGGAGATGCTCAACGCACTGCCCATTGATTTGGTGGAGATCTCCGGCGGCAACTACGAGGCGCCGGCCATGCAAGGCGAAGCCCGCGATGGCCGCACGCTGGCGCGTGAAGCGTATTTCCTGGAATTTGCGAAGGAGATGCTGTCGACCGCGCGCATGCCGCTGATGGTGACCGGTGGCATCGGTCGGCTCGAGATCGTCGAACGTGTCCTGGCCAGCGGCATCTCGGTGGCGGGGATGGCCTCGGCGCTGGCCATCGAACCACGACTGCCGGCTCTGTGGCGCCAGGGAAAGGATGTGGAAGCGAAGCTTCGGCCGGTCACGTGGCGGCACAAGCTGTTGGCAGCACGGGCCTACATGGCAAGCATCAAGTACCAGCTGCGGGCGACCAGTCTCGGGCGATTGACGAATCCCAACGTCTGGCCGTTGCTCGCCTTTGTCATTGAACGACTGGACGTGAATCGCCGGTCCGCCCAATACCGCAGGTGGATGGCCGCGCATTCCTCGTAA
- a CDS encoding IclR family transcriptional regulator C-terminal domain-containing protein, whose amino-acid sequence MLYLERVECDWPLRMQLQAGSRVPIHATASGKLLIAQMSERNRKALLGSIQRQKFTGNTLVGLDEMEAECRKIRANDLSINKEEYHLGLIGVAVPVRRSDGTVIAALSIHAPSFRMSVETALSYVPLLKASSAKIVSELGL is encoded by the coding sequence GTGCTCTATCTGGAGCGCGTCGAATGCGACTGGCCGCTGCGCATGCAGCTGCAGGCCGGCTCGCGCGTTCCGATCCACGCGACCGCGTCCGGCAAGCTTCTGATCGCCCAGATGTCGGAACGCAACCGCAAGGCGCTGCTCGGCAGCATCCAGCGGCAAAAGTTCACCGGCAACACGCTCGTCGGCCTCGACGAAATGGAAGCCGAATGCCGCAAGATCCGCGCCAACGACCTTTCGATCAACAAGGAGGAATACCATCTGGGCCTGATCGGCGTGGCGGTGCCCGTCCGCAGATCGGACGGCACGGTGATCGCCGCCTTGTCGATCCATGCCCCGAGCTTCCGCATGTCCGTCGAAACGGCGCTGAGCTACGTGCCGCTGTTGAAGGCTTCCTCGGCCAAGATCGTCTCCGAACTCGGATTGTGA
- a CDS encoding efflux RND transporter permease subunit, whose protein sequence is MGLSALFIRRPVATTLLSLGLVVAGAIAFFKLPVSPLPDVDIPTISVQATLPGASPADVAATVASPLERHLGQIADVTEMTSASFLGSARINLQFGIDRDINGAARDVQAAINAARADLPSSLRSNPTYRKFNPASAPILIYTLTSDTLTPAELYDAASTVLAQKLSQVEGVGEVSVSGGSLPAVRVELIPSALYKYGIGLEDVRAALGSANAHSPKGGIDVGNRRYQIYSNDQARKAEDYKSLIVAYRNGAAVRLTDVGDVVDSVENVRTLGLSNGKPAVMMIVYRQPGANIIQMVDRVKTLMPQLRASVSPAIDINLAVDRSKTIRASLRDVEITLVIAVALVILVVFAFLRNARATLVPVVAVSVSLVATFAVMYLLGYSLDIFSLMALTVATGFVVDDAIVVLENITRHMDAGKSTLDATLLGAREVSFTVLSMSVSLIAVFVPILLMGGLVGRLFREFAMTITIAIVISLVISLTTTPMMCAVLLRGNRDQTHGWIYRASERVFDVMLNGYRRSLAIALRHPRSVMLILIATLGLNFHLYGVVPKGFVPQQDTGLLIGSIQADQHTSFQLMKQKLTQFIAIVKSDPAVDTVVGFTGGSGPGPGGSTNTGTVFASLKPLGERKLPAEQVIARLRGELAAVAGATLFLQSIGDLGAGGRSGNAAYQYTLQGSTFDELNEWTPKLVAALQAVPTFADVSSDQQNKALQSNLIIDRDAVARLRLTVGQIDNTLYDAFGQRQVSTIYVARNQYHVIMEVAPPYSQNPQTLSEVYVSTSGGSASGSQTTNAVAGTVVSPSQKTSVSSVAANAVRNLATNSIGAAGKGASSTGTAVSTSPETMIPLSSVARFAQDETPLVVNHQDLLVASTVSFNLPPGVSLSTAVTAIEATMSQIGMPASIHGGFAGAAKIFQQSLASEPFLIIAAFATIYITLGMLYESYIHPLTILSTLPSAGVGAVLALMLFRTEFDIIAMIGVILLIGIVKKNAIMMIDFALDAERQRGLSSADAIHEACLMRFRPIMMTTMAALFGAVPLMIGLGEGSEFRQPLGIAIFGGLILSQILTLYTTPVVYLYLDRLRHWSQRRRAARSVR, encoded by the coding sequence ATGGGTCTCTCCGCCCTTTTTATCCGCCGTCCAGTTGCCACCACGCTGCTGTCGCTGGGACTGGTGGTGGCGGGCGCAATTGCATTTTTCAAGCTGCCGGTCTCGCCGCTACCCGATGTCGACATTCCGACCATTTCGGTGCAAGCAACCTTGCCCGGGGCCAGTCCTGCCGACGTGGCCGCAACGGTCGCGAGCCCGCTTGAACGTCACCTTGGCCAGATCGCCGATGTCACCGAAATGACGTCGGCGAGCTTCCTCGGCTCCGCTCGCATCAATCTGCAGTTCGGCATCGATCGCGACATCAACGGCGCGGCGCGTGACGTTCAGGCGGCAATCAACGCAGCGCGCGCCGACCTGCCGAGCAGTCTGCGGAGCAATCCCACCTACCGCAAGTTCAATCCCGCATCGGCACCGATCCTGATCTATACCTTGACGTCGGACACCCTGACGCCGGCCGAACTCTATGACGCCGCCTCAACCGTGCTCGCCCAGAAGCTCTCGCAGGTCGAGGGGGTCGGCGAGGTCTCCGTCAGCGGCGGATCGCTGCCCGCCGTGCGCGTCGAGCTGATCCCTTCGGCGCTGTACAAATACGGCATCGGGCTGGAGGACGTTCGCGCCGCGCTCGGCAGTGCCAACGCGCACAGCCCGAAGGGCGGCATCGATGTCGGGAACCGGCGCTACCAGATCTATTCCAACGATCAGGCCAGAAAGGCGGAGGACTACAAGTCGCTGATCGTTGCCTACCGCAACGGCGCGGCGGTGCGCCTGACAGATGTCGGCGATGTCGTCGATTCCGTCGAAAACGTGCGCACGCTGGGCCTTTCCAACGGCAAGCCGGCAGTCATGATGATCGTGTACCGGCAGCCCGGCGCCAACATCATCCAGATGGTCGACCGCGTGAAGACGCTAATGCCGCAGTTGCGGGCGTCGGTCTCGCCCGCTATCGACATCAACCTCGCGGTCGACCGCTCGAAGACGATCCGGGCATCGCTGCGGGACGTCGAAATCACGCTGGTCATCGCCGTCGCCCTGGTGATTCTCGTGGTGTTTGCGTTCTTGCGCAACGCGCGCGCGACGCTGGTGCCGGTGGTAGCGGTCTCGGTGTCGCTGGTTGCGACCTTCGCCGTCATGTATCTGCTGGGATATAGCCTCGACATCTTCTCGCTGATGGCGCTTACGGTCGCGACCGGATTTGTGGTGGACGACGCCATCGTCGTGCTGGAAAACATCACGCGTCACATGGATGCGGGAAAGTCGACGCTGGATGCCACGCTGCTTGGCGCCCGCGAGGTCAGTTTCACAGTGCTGTCGATGAGCGTGTCATTGATCGCGGTCTTTGTCCCGATCCTGCTGATGGGTGGCCTGGTCGGCCGCCTGTTCCGCGAATTCGCCATGACAATCACGATTGCCATCGTGATCTCGCTCGTGATCTCGCTGACGACGACACCGATGATGTGCGCCGTGCTGCTGCGTGGAAATCGCGACCAGACTCACGGGTGGATCTATCGGGCCAGCGAGCGCGTCTTCGATGTCATGTTGAACGGCTACCGGCGGTCGCTCGCCATCGCGCTGCGTCATCCGCGCTCGGTGATGCTGATCCTGATCGCGACCCTGGGCCTGAACTTCCATCTCTACGGGGTCGTCCCGAAGGGCTTCGTCCCGCAGCAGGATACTGGTCTGTTGATCGGATCGATCCAGGCCGATCAGCATACCTCGTTTCAATTGATGAAACAGAAGCTCACACAATTCATTGCCATCGTCAAAAGCGATCCGGCGGTCGACACCGTGGTCGGCTTCACCGGCGGCAGCGGTCCGGGTCCGGGCGGCTCGACCAACACCGGCACGGTGTTCGCATCGCTGAAGCCGCTCGGCGAACGCAAATTGCCGGCCGAGCAGGTGATCGCCCGGCTGCGCGGCGAGCTGGCGGCGGTGGCGGGCGCCACGCTGTTCCTGCAGTCGATCGGAGATCTCGGGGCCGGAGGACGTTCGGGCAACGCCGCGTATCAATACACGCTGCAAGGCTCGACGTTCGATGAGCTGAACGAATGGACACCGAAGCTCGTCGCGGCGCTTCAGGCCGTGCCGACTTTTGCCGATGTCAGCAGCGATCAGCAGAACAAGGCTCTGCAATCGAATCTGATCATCGATCGCGATGCCGTCGCCCGCCTCCGGCTGACGGTCGGCCAGATCGACAACACGCTCTACGATGCCTTCGGGCAGCGACAGGTCTCGACGATCTACGTCGCGCGCAACCAGTATCACGTGATCATGGAGGTCGCGCCGCCCTACTCGCAGAATCCGCAGACGTTGAGCGAGGTCTATGTCAGCACGTCGGGCGGATCAGCGAGCGGCTCACAGACCACCAACGCGGTGGCCGGAACGGTCGTTTCGCCATCGCAGAAGACCTCGGTCAGCTCGGTCGCGGCAAATGCGGTGCGAAATCTCGCGACCAACTCGATCGGCGCCGCCGGCAAGGGAGCCTCGTCGACCGGGACAGCCGTCAGCACCAGCCCGGAGACAATGATTCCGTTGTCCAGCGTTGCCCGGTTTGCACAGGATGAAACGCCGCTGGTCGTCAACCATCAGGATCTTCTGGTCGCCAGCACCGTCTCCTTCAATCTCCCGCCGGGCGTCTCGCTGAGCACCGCGGTCACGGCAATCGAGGCGACCATGAGCCAAATCGGCATGCCGGCGAGCATTCACGGCGGGTTTGCGGGAGCCGCCAAGATCTTTCAGCAATCGCTGGCGAGCGAGCCGTTTCTCATTATCGCGGCGTTCGCGACCATCTACATCACGCTCGGCATGCTTTACGAAAGCTACATTCATCCGCTCACGATCCTGTCCACGCTGCCCTCGGCCGGCGTTGGCGCGGTGCTGGCGCTGATGCTTTTTCGCACGGAATTCGACATCATCGCGATGATCGGGGTGATCCTCTTGATCGGCATCGTGAAGAAGAACGCCATCATGATGATCGACTTCGCACTCGACGCCGAGCGTCAGCGCGGGCTGTCGTCGGCCGACGCCATCCACGAAGCCTGCCTGATGCGGTTCCGGCCGATCATGATGACCACGATGGCCGCCCTGTTCGGCGCGGTCCCGCTGATGATCGGCTTGGGCGAGGGCAGCGAGTTCCGCCAGCCGCTGGGCATTGCGATCTTCGGCGGGCTGATCCTCAGCCAGATCCTCACGCTTTATACCACCCCGGTGGTCTATCTCTATCTCGATCGTCTCCGGCACTGGAGCCAGAGGCGAAGGGCCGCGCGCAGCGTTCGGTGA
- a CDS encoding IclR family transcriptional regulator C-terminal domain-containing protein: MAGKQQTTRSRLDVEQAVPAVAKCIAILRYLDGHGSEGVNLSEIAADLAITKSHCFNILRTLNAEGWVVYDADRRRYSLGASLLRDLARLTGRRDFSAQVHDELVRLSAETGLPSILCRVDESDDFVAVDKVERAGELLAAVHVGFRYPWDAPTQLRARLAFSSPDAIKAALRRKPRAYTPHTLTRRHDLLAEIRMTSQRGYAVGRSEYTPGIMTLAAPVRDGLGRVAFVLQTPGIQSVLEPREKKVAAVLLGAVGRIEAVL, translated from the coding sequence GTGGCGGGCAAGCAGCAGACGACGAGAAGCCGCCTTGACGTGGAGCAAGCCGTTCCGGCGGTCGCCAAATGCATCGCGATCCTGCGCTATCTGGACGGGCACGGCAGCGAGGGTGTGAATCTGTCTGAGATCGCCGCCGATCTTGCCATCACCAAGAGCCATTGCTTCAACATTCTGCGTACGCTGAATGCCGAGGGTTGGGTCGTTTACGATGCCGATCGGCGCCGCTACAGCCTCGGCGCTTCGCTGTTGCGCGATCTCGCTCGTCTGACCGGGCGCCGCGACTTCTCAGCGCAGGTGCACGACGAACTGGTGCGGCTGTCGGCCGAGACCGGGTTGCCGAGCATCCTGTGCCGGGTTGACGAGAGCGACGATTTCGTCGCGGTCGACAAGGTCGAGCGCGCGGGCGAACTGCTCGCGGCCGTGCATGTCGGATTCCGGTATCCCTGGGATGCGCCGACGCAGCTGCGCGCGCGGCTGGCGTTCAGCTCGCCTGATGCCATCAAGGCCGCGCTGCGTCGCAAGCCGCGCGCGTATACGCCGCATACGCTGACCCGGCGGCACGACCTGCTGGCCGAAATCAGGATGACGTCGCAACGTGGCTATGCCGTCGGTCGAAGCGAATACACGCCGGGGATCATGACGCTGGCGGCACCCGTCCGCGACGGGCTGGGGCGGGTGGCTTTCGTGCTGCAGACGCCCGGTATTCAATCGGTGCTGGAGCCGCGCGAAAAGAAGGTTGCCGCCGTATTGCTGGGCGCCGTGGGTCGCATCGAGGCGGTCCTCTGA
- a CDS encoding ABC transporter permease — MLRFLTNRLLQAAVVMLAVGAISFALFRYVGDPVEMMLGVDDPAEMREQLRVQLGLDAPAPVQFARYLLRSAGGDFGLSYRTREPVGAMIFSRLPATLELVFCATLFAIAAGIPLGIAAALNRRNWIGRLVDTMSLVGVSMPTFMTGTLLILLFSVTFNLLPSFGRGETVRLGCWTTGFLTLSGLKSLLMPSITLGLFQMTLIMRLVRGEMLEVLRADFIRFQRARGLPNGLIHFRHALRNSLMPVVTVAGLQLGSLIAFTIVTESVFQWPGMGLLFVQSINNVDVPVMAAYLMVVAAFFVGINVIVDILYVLIDPRLRGGMATGGAAA; from the coding sequence ATGCTGCGCTTTCTGACCAATCGCCTGCTGCAGGCCGCCGTGGTGATGCTCGCGGTGGGCGCGATCTCCTTCGCGCTGTTTCGCTATGTCGGCGATCCCGTGGAGATGATGCTCGGCGTCGACGATCCCGCGGAGATGCGCGAGCAACTGCGCGTGCAGCTCGGCCTCGATGCCCCCGCGCCGGTGCAGTTTGCGCGTTACCTGCTCCGATCCGCCGGCGGCGATTTCGGCCTCTCGTACCGGACGCGGGAGCCGGTCGGAGCCATGATTTTCTCAAGGTTGCCGGCGACGCTGGAGCTGGTGTTCTGCGCGACACTGTTTGCGATCGCGGCCGGCATTCCGCTCGGCATCGCCGCTGCGCTCAACCGCCGCAACTGGATCGGGCGGTTGGTCGACACGATGTCGCTGGTCGGTGTGTCGATGCCGACCTTCATGACGGGAACGCTTCTCATTCTCCTGTTCTCCGTCACCTTCAACCTCCTGCCCTCGTTCGGGCGCGGCGAAACCGTTCGGCTCGGCTGTTGGACAACCGGGTTCCTGACCTTGAGCGGGCTGAAGTCGCTGCTGATGCCGTCGATCACGCTCGGCCTGTTTCAGATGACCTTGATCATGCGACTGGTTCGCGGCGAGATGCTGGAGGTGCTTCGCGCCGATTTCATTCGCTTTCAGAGGGCCCGGGGCCTGCCCAACGGGCTGATCCATTTTCGCCACGCATTGCGCAACAGCCTGATGCCGGTGGTGACTGTCGCGGGCCTGCAGCTCGGAAGCCTGATCGCGTTCACGATCGTGACCGAGTCGGTCTTCCAGTGGCCGGGCATGGGACTCCTGTTCGTCCAGTCGATCAACAACGTCGACGTGCCGGTGATGGCCGCCTATCTGATGGTGGTGGCGGCGTTCTTCGTCGGCATCAACGTCATCGTTGACATCCTGTACGTCCTGATCGACCCGCGCCTGCGCGGCGGGATGGCAACCGGCGGGGCGGCGGCTTGA
- a CDS encoding ABC transporter permease produces the protein MTITIKAAQLARPAPSSAMRRLWRSDVFRLFRTSPAAVVAAILALTFVALALFAPHLAQQNPYDPASYDIVNSERPPAWMAEGTRQYLLGTDDQGRSILALILYGLRISMLVGLISIAIAIVVGVALGLISGYLGGWIDTVVMRIVDVQASFPPILIALLIDGVARAAIPAQRHEDVGIPVLIVSIALSKWALFARTMRASVLVEKKKEYVQAAHLLFLNPFAVMLRHVLPNALGPVLVLATVNLSMAILTEATLSFLGTGVPPTTPSLGTLIKIGNDYLFSGVWWITVFPGLVLIALVFSFNVLGDWLRDVLNPRLRT, from the coding sequence TTGACCATAACGATCAAGGCCGCGCAGTTGGCACGTCCCGCCCCTTCGTCCGCCATGCGGCGGCTTTGGCGCAGCGACGTGTTCCGGCTTTTTCGCACGTCACCGGCGGCGGTGGTCGCTGCGATCCTCGCACTGACGTTTGTGGCGCTGGCGCTGTTCGCACCGCACCTCGCCCAGCAGAATCCTTACGACCCGGCAAGCTACGACATCGTCAATTCCGAGCGGCCGCCGGCTTGGATGGCCGAAGGAACGCGGCAATATCTGCTCGGCACCGACGATCAGGGTCGCAGCATCCTCGCCCTGATCCTTTACGGCCTGCGTATCTCGATGCTGGTCGGCCTGATCAGCATTGCAATTGCGATTGTCGTCGGCGTCGCGCTCGGACTGATCAGCGGCTATCTCGGAGGCTGGATCGACACCGTCGTGATGCGGATCGTGGATGTCCAGGCGAGTTTCCCGCCGATCCTGATCGCGTTGCTGATCGACGGCGTGGCGCGCGCGGCGATTCCGGCCCAGCGTCACGAGGACGTCGGCATCCCCGTGCTGATCGTCTCGATCGCACTGTCGAAATGGGCGCTGTTCGCCCGTACCATGCGCGCTTCCGTGCTGGTGGAAAAGAAGAAGGAATATGTGCAGGCGGCGCACCTGCTGTTCCTCAATCCATTCGCGGTGATGCTGCGACACGTGCTGCCGAACGCGCTCGGTCCGGTGCTGGTGCTCGCGACCGTCAACCTTTCGATGGCTATCCTCACCGAAGCGACGCTGTCGTTTCTCGGCACCGGCGTTCCACCCACCACGCCCTCGCTGGGCACGCTGATCAAGATCGGCAACGACTACCTGTTTTCGGGCGTCTGGTGGATCACCGTCTTTCCAGGCCTCGTGCTGATCGCACTGGTATTCTCGTTCAACGTGCTGGGCGACTGGCTGCGCGACGTGCTCAATCCCCGCCTGCGAACATGA
- a CDS encoding ABC transporter ATP-binding protein, translating to MTHPLPPLLAVRNLCVLFDRHDGPMTAVHDVSFELGAGEILGLVGESGAGKSLTSMAIAGLVDFPGRISATAIELGGRRIDHLAPQALRHVRGREIGVIFQDPLTSLDPLFTIGDQLVETIRVHLPLTAAQAQRRALDLLRQVGIAAPEQRIGHYPHQLSGGMRQRVVIALALCAEPKLLIADEPTTALDVSIQAQIMMLLRKLCRENGIAIILVTHDMGVIAETADRVAVMYAGRIVEIGRTADIIQRPCHPYTRGLIGAIPRIGHRRRRLVQIEGAMPRPPFAHAGCAFAARCGKADAYCRSTVPALVQTAAQQAACFHLEMEALP from the coding sequence ATGACCCATCCACTCCCCCCTCTGCTTGCCGTGCGCAATCTGTGCGTGCTGTTCGACCGGCATGACGGCCCGATGACGGCCGTGCATGACGTCTCGTTCGAGCTCGGCGCCGGCGAGATCCTCGGTCTGGTCGGCGAATCCGGCGCAGGAAAGAGCCTGACCAGCATGGCAATTGCCGGGCTCGTCGATTTTCCGGGCCGGATTTCCGCCACCGCCATCGAGCTCGGCGGACGGCGCATCGACCATCTCGCGCCACAGGCATTGCGCCACGTACGCGGACGCGAGATCGGGGTGATCTTCCAGGACCCGCTGACGAGCCTCGATCCGCTGTTCACGATTGGCGACCAGCTTGTCGAAACCATCCGGGTGCATCTTCCGCTGACGGCCGCGCAAGCGCAACGCCGTGCCCTCGACCTGCTACGCCAGGTCGGCATCGCCGCCCCCGAGCAGCGCATCGGACATTATCCGCACCAGCTTTCCGGCGGGATGCGCCAGCGTGTCGTGATCGCGCTTGCGCTGTGCGCCGAGCCAAAACTGCTGATCGCCGACGAACCGACGACCGCGCTCGACGTGTCGATCCAGGCACAGATCATGATGCTGCTGCGCAAACTATGCCGAGAGAACGGCATCGCGATCATCCTGGTCACCCATGACATGGGCGTGATCGCGGAGACGGCCGATCGTGTCGCCGTGATGTATGCCGGCCGCATCGTCGAGATCGGCCGCACCGCCGACATCATTCAGCGGCCGTGCCATCCCTATACGAGGGGGCTGATCGGCGCGATCCCCAGGATTGGCCATCGTCGGCGCCGTCTGGTCCAGATCGAGGGCGCAATGCCGCGGCCGCCGTTTGCGCACGCGGGATGTGCCTTCGCCGCGCGATGCGGAAAAGCGGATGCGTATTGCCGCTCGACCGTCCCGGCCCTGGTGCAGACGGCGGCGCAGCAGGCGGCGTGTTTTCATCTGGAAATGGAGGCGCTGCCGTGA
- a CDS encoding oligopeptide/dipeptide ABC transporter ATP-binding protein: MTAASDNHPLLRVEGLAKSFALSEGALGHRRRGARVHAVNGLSFSVDRGQTLSLVGESGCGKSTVARLVTGLHRPDSGAVYIDGTEVSRLRRRRDLRPFGRRLQMIFQDPFASLNPRWRVAQIVAEPMRAFALTCERSAIEARVAELLTQVGLRPEDAQKFPHEFSGGQRQRISIARALASNPEFLVCDEPTSALDVSVQSQILNLLTELQERLKLGYLFISHNLSVVYHVSHRVGVMYLGRLVEIGPTDAIFSRPRHPYTRLLLDTVPDIEMSGRNRRPITGEVPNPIDLPQGCVFHPRCPLARDVCRKVAPAVTQREDDVSVACHAVTESWNQEFDGPHP, from the coding sequence GTGACCGCCGCCAGCGACAACCACCCGCTGCTTCGCGTGGAAGGCCTCGCAAAGAGCTTTGCGCTTTCAGAAGGCGCACTGGGCCATCGCCGGCGGGGTGCGCGGGTGCACGCCGTCAACGGTCTCAGCTTTTCGGTTGATCGCGGCCAGACCCTGAGCCTGGTTGGCGAATCCGGCTGCGGCAAATCGACCGTCGCGCGACTCGTAACCGGGCTGCACAGGCCGGATAGCGGCGCGGTCTATATCGACGGCACCGAGGTTTCGCGGCTGCGCCGGCGTCGTGACCTGAGGCCGTTCGGACGTCGCCTGCAGATGATCTTCCAGGACCCTTTTGCGAGCCTCAATCCGCGATGGCGCGTCGCGCAGATCGTCGCGGAGCCGATGCGGGCCTTCGCGCTCACCTGCGAGCGGTCCGCGATCGAGGCACGCGTGGCTGAACTCCTGACCCAGGTCGGGTTGCGGCCGGAAGATGCGCAGAAATTTCCCCACGAATTTTCCGGCGGGCAGCGACAGCGCATATCGATCGCCCGCGCGCTCGCCAGCAATCCCGAATTTCTGGTTTGCGACGAGCCGACCTCGGCGCTGGACGTGTCCGTGCAGTCGCAGATCCTCAACCTGCTTACCGAGCTGCAGGAGCGGTTGAAGCTCGGCTATCTCTTCATCAGCCACAATCTCTCTGTGGTCTACCACGTCTCGCATCGGGTCGGCGTGATGTATCTCGGGCGGCTGGTCGAGATCGGCCCCACCGACGCCATCTTTTCCAGGCCACGCCACCCCTATACCCGCCTTCTGCTCGACACGGTGCCCGACATCGAGATGTCCGGCCGCAATCGCCGTCCGATTACCGGCGAAGTGCCCAACCCGATCGATCTGCCGCAAGGATGCGTTTTTCATCCGCGCTGCCCGCTGGCGCGGGATGTCTGCCGCAAGGTCGCGCCGGCGGTGACGCAACGCGAGGACGACGTCAGCGTCGCCTGCCATGCGGTCACCGAAAGCTGGAATCAGGAATTCGACGGGCCGCATCCATAG